One Gordonia sp. KTR9 DNA window includes the following coding sequences:
- a CDS encoding HNH endonuclease family protein — protein MRIELKTIPVRDLVEGYEDNEEQGVRAYAGKLDVRPPYQREFVYKDKQRDAVIETLRRDFPLNVMYWAVQDDGTFEVIDGQQRTISICQYVEGDFSIPIGGHQLAFHNLQPDQQEQILDYQLMIYLCEGTPSEKLDWFKTINIAGEKLTDQELRNAVYHGPWVSAAKKYFSKSGCPAYGIASDYITGSPIRQDYLETAIEWVNGGRVDEYMRDHQHDTNANELWLYFKAVIDWVETTFPKKRPQMKSVSWGPLYNQHKGTNPDPTELETRITTLMADPDVKNKKGIYEFLLEGEMNTKLLNVRVFDEKTKLAAYGKQTAAAEMSGASNCPVCAGSGNNNATRIYELSEMDADHVTAWSKGGASDLANCEMLCVSHNRSKGNR, from the coding sequence ATGAGGATCGAGCTTAAGACGATCCCAGTCCGCGACCTCGTCGAAGGTTACGAGGACAATGAGGAACAGGGCGTACGGGCTTACGCCGGTAAGCTGGACGTCCGGCCGCCCTACCAGCGCGAGTTCGTCTACAAAGACAAGCAGCGGGACGCCGTGATCGAGACGCTACGCCGCGACTTCCCACTCAACGTCATGTACTGGGCCGTACAGGACGACGGCACCTTCGAGGTCATCGACGGCCAGCAACGCACCATCTCGATCTGCCAGTACGTCGAGGGTGACTTCTCCATTCCAATCGGCGGCCACCAACTCGCGTTCCATAATCTCCAGCCCGACCAGCAGGAACAGATCCTCGACTATCAGCTCATGATCTACCTCTGCGAGGGGACACCCTCCGAGAAGCTCGACTGGTTCAAGACGATCAACATCGCCGGTGAGAAGCTTACTGACCAGGAATTACGCAACGCGGTCTACCACGGACCGTGGGTGTCCGCCGCGAAAAAGTACTTCAGTAAGAGCGGTTGCCCCGCCTACGGAATCGCCAGCGACTACATCACTGGATCGCCAATCCGCCAGGACTACCTCGAGACCGCAATCGAATGGGTCAACGGCGGCAGGGTCGATGAGTACATGCGCGATCACCAGCACGACACGAACGCCAACGAGCTGTGGCTGTACTTCAAGGCGGTCATTGACTGGGTCGAGACCACCTTCCCGAAGAAACGCCCTCAAATGAAGTCGGTCTCATGGGGCCCGCTCTACAACCAGCACAAGGGCACGAACCCCGACCCGACCGAGCTTGAAACGCGGATCACCACTCTCATGGCGGACCCGGACGTCAAGAACAAAAAGGGGATCTACGAGTTTCTACTCGAGGGCGAGATGAACACAAAGCTTCTCAACGTCCGGGTCTTCGACGAGAAGACCAAGCTCGCGGCATACGGGAAGCAAACGGCTGCGGCCGAGATGTCAGGGGCATCCAACTGCCCGGTCTGCGCGGGCAGTGGTAACAACAACGCGACCCGCATCTACGAGCTCAGCGAGATGGACGCTGACCATGTGACCGCCTGGAGCAAAGGCGGAGCATCGGACCTTGCCAACTGTGAGATGCTCTGCGTGTCTCACAACCGCAGTAAGGGCAACCGGTGA
- a CDS encoding DUF6308 family protein: protein MTIPHALTIDDPAAAVGILRAYFGDPYPGATYTGASFDDWDSTGTRTADVNVFTADDFVAIGLLSVDAGAVAARTLLRDRRDDFSQLLAAVGPDRDLADEPGPIDRTWPAWRLETELLGVRGIGVTIATKLIARKRPRLYPVYDTVVAKVLNTRTAHLVPIHTALRTDPDLRRRIVAAREHAELPPTVSELRVLDVIAWMQGDG, encoded by the coding sequence ATGACAATCCCGCACGCACTGACCATCGACGACCCCGCCGCAGCCGTCGGAATTCTGCGCGCCTACTTCGGCGACCCGTACCCCGGAGCCACCTATACCGGCGCCTCGTTCGACGACTGGGACTCCACCGGCACACGAACCGCCGACGTGAACGTTTTCACCGCCGACGATTTCGTCGCTATAGGCCTCCTATCCGTCGACGCCGGCGCTGTTGCTGCCCGCACGCTGCTGCGTGACCGCCGCGACGACTTCAGCCAGCTACTCGCTGCAGTCGGTCCGGACCGAGATCTGGCGGACGAGCCAGGACCGATCGACCGCACGTGGCCGGCGTGGCGCCTTGAGACCGAACTTCTCGGCGTCCGGGGCATCGGCGTGACCATCGCAACCAAGCTGATTGCGCGCAAGCGGCCGAGGCTCTACCCGGTCTACGACACAGTCGTCGCGAAGGTTCTCAACACCCGAACAGCACACCTGGTTCCGATTCACACCGCGTTACGCACCGACCCAGATCTACGACGCCGCATCGTCGCCGCACGCGAGCACGCCGAACTCCCACCCACGGTCAGCGAGCTCCGCGTCCTCGACGTCATTGCGTGGATGCAGGGGGACGGATGA
- a CDS encoding NACHT domain-containing protein, whose protein sequence is MNYDLTRLGSGRFEHLVQALALANLGPGVQIFGAGPDGGREATFNGKVQMEGKAEWNGYGVIQAKYKERLETTHADQKWFFQQVTTELQSWVSRKKKRHRNQPDYLVIATNIPLTSVEENGGLDRLKQLIEHYRDLTEQLPPPDRGVRKIGMPRFKDYAIWHADYLDRTLEKNTEISRRYADLVLPGDVLSRLYDHVVQTDERVARAWIGHVARALKTDTPIELGESGDKVNTPLSLAAVAVDLPTIPSRSRNTSTRALKFLVDRADQVLAPNLRPPEHDRLVVLGGPGSGKSTLSRLLCQIYRVALIQKEAAGRVPQPTVEMAIKIRKALDEEGLPTPTLHRLPVRIVLSTFADAVSTNSKMTLLQHIVDQINLRASNPISVSGIESLMGVWPFLVVLDGLDEVASADNRAEVSGRIFDFLTEMAALQADVLTVCTSRPIGFERDDEIGYEELHLAPLTADDALHYASRLVKTRFPEDPDRQDTTLGRLREASRVVDTARLMTSPLQVTILSLLLEQRRRAPASRYALFKAYYEVIYARECGKPKGIGNLLETYRPQLEQLHQQCGLAIHARAEHAGEADSILPVTQLEATARQILEAEEHPDQDDLIAKILHLAQHRLVLLVPRQDGVAFEVRSLAEFFAARSLMSREDATNRLAQLVPSAHWRHTWLLAAGHVFSERLELRDQIIGTLDDVDHSSAVNRLVLPGALLALDALDDGFAAQTPRYEKKLIITALKLAEGPTGSHITRLADVLISCMTSSDDLRQTVWREIDASIADKKSGSLRALLNGIAAADLGPDGARATRLLEEYVTQAGSTPSAGSPDEERAASASLLAALIDAGYVESDAPSQQQIDDLSRKSFDGSESERWLLDAREAIVAGCRDNPHQRTRIRRLLADALQHDFVGESFSL, encoded by the coding sequence ATGAACTACGACCTCACTCGCTTGGGTAGCGGCCGCTTTGAACACCTAGTTCAGGCGTTGGCGCTCGCCAACCTAGGGCCTGGGGTACAGATTTTCGGAGCCGGCCCCGATGGGGGCCGCGAAGCGACCTTCAACGGCAAGGTCCAGATGGAGGGCAAGGCGGAGTGGAATGGTTACGGCGTCATCCAAGCCAAATACAAGGAGCGGCTGGAAACCACACACGCAGACCAGAAATGGTTCTTTCAACAGGTCACCACCGAACTTCAATCCTGGGTAAGTCGTAAGAAGAAGCGGCATCGGAACCAGCCAGACTATCTAGTTATCGCAACCAACATTCCGCTCACGTCGGTGGAGGAGAACGGCGGATTAGATCGGCTTAAGCAACTCATCGAGCACTATCGGGACCTGACCGAGCAACTCCCGCCTCCGGACAGGGGAGTTCGCAAGATCGGAATGCCACGCTTCAAAGACTACGCCATCTGGCACGCAGACTATCTTGATCGGACGTTAGAGAAAAACACCGAGATTTCCCGCCGATACGCCGATCTGGTGCTACCGGGTGATGTGCTTTCTCGGCTATACGACCATGTCGTGCAAACCGATGAGCGGGTCGCCCGAGCTTGGATCGGACACGTTGCCCGAGCGCTCAAGACGGACACCCCAATCGAGCTTGGGGAGTCAGGTGACAAGGTCAACACTCCGCTGTCCCTTGCCGCAGTCGCAGTCGACCTCCCAACTATCCCATCTCGTTCACGCAACACGTCGACGAGGGCACTGAAGTTTCTCGTCGACCGGGCCGACCAGGTTCTCGCCCCGAACCTTCGCCCACCCGAACACGACCGGCTGGTCGTTCTGGGAGGCCCAGGCTCAGGCAAGTCGACGCTGTCGCGACTGCTGTGCCAGATCTACCGAGTAGCGCTGATTCAAAAAGAAGCAGCTGGCAGGGTCCCACAGCCTACCGTCGAAATGGCGATAAAGATCCGCAAGGCCCTCGATGAAGAGGGTTTGCCAACTCCGACGCTGCACCGGCTTCCCGTACGAATCGTTCTAAGCACGTTCGCCGACGCCGTCAGTACCAACTCGAAAATGACGCTGCTGCAACACATTGTTGACCAGATCAACCTGCGCGCCTCTAACCCAATCAGTGTTTCTGGAATCGAATCGCTGATGGGCGTATGGCCATTTCTGGTCGTACTCGATGGCTTGGACGAAGTAGCATCTGCGGATAACCGGGCAGAGGTTTCGGGTCGGATTTTTGATTTTCTCACCGAGATGGCCGCTTTGCAGGCAGACGTGTTAACGGTCTGCACGTCACGTCCCATCGGGTTCGAACGCGACGACGAGATCGGTTACGAGGAGTTACATCTGGCACCATTGACGGCAGATGACGCCCTGCATTATGCCTCCCGGCTTGTGAAAACAAGGTTCCCAGAGGATCCAGATCGCCAAGACACGACGCTAGGTCGGCTCCGTGAGGCATCACGCGTGGTCGACACCGCAAGACTGATGACCTCGCCGCTTCAGGTCACAATACTGAGCCTCCTGCTCGAACAACGCCGCAGGGCTCCGGCAAGTCGGTATGCACTTTTCAAAGCCTATTACGAGGTCATTTACGCTCGAGAATGTGGCAAGCCAAAAGGCATCGGAAATTTGCTAGAGACGTATCGCCCTCAACTCGAGCAGCTTCACCAGCAATGCGGCCTCGCCATCCACGCTCGTGCGGAACACGCAGGAGAAGCGGACTCTATCTTGCCGGTGACACAACTCGAAGCAACCGCCCGCCAGATCCTGGAGGCCGAAGAACACCCAGATCAGGACGACCTCATCGCCAAGATTCTTCACCTCGCTCAACACCGTCTGGTTTTACTCGTTCCGCGACAGGACGGAGTGGCCTTCGAGGTTCGAAGCCTTGCAGAGTTCTTCGCGGCGCGCTCTCTCATGAGCCGCGAGGATGCCACCAACAGGCTCGCGCAACTCGTGCCGTCCGCGCATTGGCGTCACACCTGGCTACTTGCCGCGGGCCATGTCTTCTCAGAACGGCTTGAGCTGCGCGATCAAATCATCGGCACACTCGACGATGTCGATCACAGCAGTGCAGTGAACCGCCTCGTCCTACCGGGCGCACTTCTCGCTCTGGACGCTCTCGATGACGGATTCGCTGCGCAAACACCCCGGTACGAGAAGAAGCTGATTATCACAGCCCTTAAGCTCGCGGAGGGGCCAACTGGCAGCCATATTACTAGGCTCGCGGATGTCTTGATCTCGTGCATGACATCGTCCGACGATCTACGCCAGACAGTCTGGCGGGAGATCGATGCGTCCATAGCCGACAAGAAGTCGGGATCACTGCGCGCACTGTTGAACGGTATAGCAGCGGCCGATTTAGGTCCGGACGGAGCACGCGCGACGCGGCTGCTCGAGGAGTACGTCACGCAAGCCGGAAGCACGCCGAGCGCTGGTAGTCCTGACGAGGAGCGCGCAGCGTCAGCCTCGCTGCTGGCTGCGTTGATCGACGCGGGATATGTGGAATCTGATGCCCCCAGCCAGCAACAGATAGATGATCTATCTCGAAAGAGTTTCGACGGCAGCGAGTCCGAACGGTGGCTTCTTGACGCTCGGGAGGCCATAGTCGCAGGTTGCCGAGACAACCCTCATCAGAGGACGCGCATCCGCCGACTGCTGGCGGATGCGCTTCAACACGACTTCGTGGGGGAAAGTTTCTCGCTGTAA
- a CDS encoding Ig-like domain-containing protein, translating into MNKLKATRRVVASSGIAAALLAAAPIGLAIADPSTTTAQDSESTTQVASSDTGTDDTEPNASASSDEDSPADNTDVSTPETGEPATGSASEHDAGDQDSSPDSLPPSGVDSADASPPTSGPAATEQPDGAADVDAPPAEQPSTGWGEEASGDDPASSDASEQPSSDAGDAGVPPEQGAPDEPVAETAAPDVAPSALAHFKPALPVVFDAPDLVNNPIRQLFYRLTDGPGGEGLVLLNQGAVAFAVLNRRARGNGEDYVGLLGPGDKMFLPRTTVAELTLGKHTWDREASEVDMTDDTVRAFLARSVVAVTNALVTFGDPDDRFVNVGEPITADPIYLAPPAGVSYSIPASSGDGVVTIHNNSDQDIAVHDVYDLDDTSFVVIHPGGSYTIPASVEPGTLFGSHMYRVQGVKQDGAMVVIGMIQTEPTSGMVTSLPTATVDGQLVGLPLHGIDSPDYGLIDPSDLFHNPGETAPTFVPTDPIDAGISYTVGNGDTVTIYNDGDHAIAVTQTTLGGQTIGFKIVDPGDSVTWNAVPGGGQLTVTGGRGTGTSAAMYGTILDYPNYAPASNPAGDTVSSIPVRATGPVNHAPVGSITIGVVDPETGSAIVTVDFTDEDGDPLTYTASAIHGTVTDNGDGTFTYRPDPDYAHAGAHTDIVVVTASDGHGGTRSASAEVQVSKQNAAPTGSFNASTPGDRGIIVYTPNFTDTDGDPLYYQVTGNPQHGTVEVGIDGTVVYTPDRWTSINRPITDDFTVTVTDNHGGTTVVPVTVEVPLQVPQLWSYDWWRLADPTNRFMTPDDSLIGQSYDVLANPRIWGVSFAPGGTHDTLTITNDGDQAIAVWRHNGITPTSSVGPDGQYVPGYNYVMSIGDTADEFVIIEPGSTHTFDTSEQATYVVYGERLDDGRTPLLGFVVAEEGKAYSSPVRGAIEYVDGGQVDRYLDTIPKTRWLAFDPDDRFFDISDPIDPSDTLFDPNGPWTVSYENGSSEGITYEHRYDADTGDRVIVIRNGSDGDIMVTPTIDTYWLTDANGSVIGTSGPPEEAEDPIILNPGETYEFVYSDYFTSPDYGTRATYLLVQGERDELGRPVRLGTIGLNAFRGSDGTLTYGAIHTQLDEYTGPPANSLPEIDLTVNSPVGEDHVTYTIVASDPDGDTVTHSVSPTSNGGRVVVNADGTVTYTASPSHTGWSEDSFTITSDDGNGGIVRTTVRVGAVTEVVTAADGTTGPKPGAPVLVFSDVDQGWAYYKYTRNPGLYGAGERQRWQNYFTEAGAHTASANVVEAVQQSRPGQAVANLVQYFTSPEKIEELAVKLVGQYGLAGKAAAYSYKIGQLVNAAGAGDATKATSMLIGLFSDLARDGGNAPARLFGIATTVYQYVGEQAAQTDFELVWDSIRYEIENPGDTFIYAITHPAETATEFGNAAAEVAEAALKVWGDLWLRT; encoded by the coding sequence ATGAACAAGCTGAAAGCGACCCGGCGAGTGGTGGCCTCGTCTGGAATCGCGGCCGCGCTCCTCGCTGCAGCTCCGATCGGCCTCGCCATCGCCGACCCCTCGACCACGACGGCCCAGGACTCCGAAAGCACCACGCAGGTGGCGTCGTCCGACACAGGCACAGACGACACCGAGCCGAATGCCTCAGCGAGCTCCGACGAGGACTCACCAGCAGACAACACCGACGTATCAACCCCTGAGACAGGCGAACCAGCAACCGGCAGCGCTTCTGAACACGACGCCGGTGACCAAGACTCGTCTCCCGATAGCCTCCCGCCCTCTGGCGTGGACAGTGCGGACGCCAGCCCCCCGACTTCGGGTCCGGCAGCAACCGAGCAACCGGATGGCGCAGCCGATGTCGATGCGCCACCAGCCGAGCAACCCTCGACAGGATGGGGCGAGGAGGCATCCGGAGACGACCCGGCATCCTCAGACGCGTCCGAGCAGCCCAGCAGTGACGCCGGTGATGCGGGTGTACCTCCAGAACAGGGCGCACCTGACGAGCCTGTGGCAGAGACCGCGGCGCCGGATGTTGCGCCGTCAGCCCTTGCGCACTTCAAGCCAGCGCTGCCAGTAGTTTTCGACGCGCCAGATCTCGTAAACAATCCGATCAGGCAACTGTTCTACCGACTCACCGACGGGCCCGGCGGCGAGGGACTTGTCCTTCTCAATCAGGGTGCCGTCGCGTTCGCGGTGCTCAATCGTCGTGCGCGCGGCAACGGAGAAGACTACGTCGGTCTCCTAGGACCGGGCGACAAGATGTTCCTACCCAGAACGACGGTTGCTGAACTCACTCTCGGAAAGCACACCTGGGATCGCGAAGCATCCGAGGTCGACATGACCGACGACACGGTGCGGGCCTTCCTGGCCCGTTCGGTCGTCGCCGTCACTAACGCGCTGGTCACCTTCGGCGACCCGGATGATCGTTTCGTCAATGTCGGGGAACCGATCACGGCCGACCCGATCTACCTGGCACCCCCTGCCGGGGTCTCCTACAGCATCCCCGCCAGCAGCGGCGACGGCGTGGTCACGATCCACAACAACAGCGACCAAGACATCGCCGTGCACGATGTGTACGACCTCGACGACACGTCGTTCGTGGTGATCCATCCGGGTGGGAGCTACACCATCCCCGCGAGTGTTGAACCCGGGACCCTGTTCGGGTCGCACATGTACCGCGTTCAGGGCGTCAAGCAGGACGGCGCCATGGTGGTAATCGGCATGATTCAGACCGAGCCAACCAGTGGCATGGTCACCTCCCTGCCCACCGCCACAGTGGACGGGCAACTCGTTGGATTACCGCTTCACGGAATCGATTCACCCGACTACGGGCTCATCGACCCGTCGGATCTCTTTCACAATCCCGGTGAGACTGCTCCGACGTTCGTGCCCACTGACCCAATTGACGCCGGCATCAGTTACACGGTCGGCAACGGCGACACCGTCACCATCTACAACGATGGTGACCACGCTATCGCTGTCACCCAGACCACCCTCGGCGGGCAAACCATCGGGTTCAAAATCGTGGACCCGGGTGATTCGGTGACGTGGAATGCTGTCCCCGGTGGCGGACAACTCACGGTCACCGGTGGCCGCGGAACCGGCACGAGCGCAGCGATGTACGGGACCATCCTCGACTACCCGAACTACGCCCCAGCATCCAATCCGGCGGGCGACACCGTCTCATCGATCCCGGTGCGGGCTACCGGACCTGTCAATCACGCCCCTGTCGGATCGATCACCATCGGAGTCGTCGATCCCGAGACCGGCTCGGCGATTGTGACCGTCGACTTCACCGATGAGGACGGCGATCCCCTCACCTACACCGCCTCGGCGATCCACGGCACCGTGACCGACAATGGCGACGGCACCTTCACCTACCGTCCTGACCCGGACTACGCGCACGCCGGCGCACACACCGACATCGTCGTCGTCACCGCATCTGACGGGCATGGCGGCACACGCTCGGCCAGCGCCGAAGTACAGGTATCCAAACAGAACGCCGCCCCCACAGGATCTTTCAACGCCTCCACGCCGGGCGACCGCGGAATCATCGTCTACACCCCGAACTTCACCGACACCGACGGCGACCCGCTGTACTACCAGGTGACCGGTAACCCCCAGCACGGCACCGTCGAGGTTGGGATCGACGGAACCGTGGTGTACACCCCCGATCGATGGACCTCCATCAACCGGCCGATCACCGACGACTTCACCGTGACGGTCACCGACAACCACGGCGGCACCACAGTTGTGCCCGTAACCGTCGAGGTGCCGCTGCAAGTTCCGCAGCTATGGTCCTACGACTGGTGGCGCCTCGCCGATCCGACCAACCGGTTCATGACCCCGGATGACAGCCTGATTGGCCAGAGCTACGACGTCCTGGCCAACCCACGCATCTGGGGCGTGTCCTTCGCGCCGGGCGGCACCCACGACACGCTGACCATCACCAACGACGGCGACCAGGCGATCGCGGTGTGGCGCCACAACGGCATTACCCCGACTTCCTCGGTCGGCCCCGACGGCCAGTATGTCCCTGGATACAACTACGTCATGAGTATCGGTGACACGGCAGACGAATTCGTGATCATCGAACCCGGGTCGACGCACACGTTCGATACCAGTGAACAAGCCACCTACGTCGTCTATGGCGAGCGTCTCGACGATGGCCGCACACCGCTACTCGGATTCGTAGTCGCAGAGGAAGGAAAGGCCTACAGCTCGCCCGTGCGCGGGGCGATCGAGTACGTCGACGGCGGCCAAGTCGATCGCTACCTTGACACCATCCCGAAGACCCGGTGGCTGGCCTTCGACCCTGACGACCGCTTCTTCGACATCAGTGATCCCATCGACCCCAGCGACACCCTGTTCGACCCGAACGGGCCGTGGACGGTGTCGTACGAGAATGGCTCGAGCGAAGGCATCACCTACGAACACCGATACGACGCCGACACCGGCGACCGAGTCATCGTCATCCGCAACGGTAGTGACGGCGACATCATGGTCACGCCTACTATCGACACCTACTGGCTCACCGACGCCAACGGCTCCGTCATCGGCACGTCCGGCCCCCCGGAAGAAGCCGAAGACCCCATTATCCTCAACCCCGGCGAGACCTACGAGTTCGTATACAGCGACTACTTCACAAGTCCTGACTACGGCACCCGCGCGACGTACCTGCTGGTGCAAGGTGAGCGCGACGAGCTGGGCAGGCCCGTCCGACTCGGCACGATCGGCCTCAACGCATTCCGGGGATCAGACGGCACACTCACCTACGGCGCGATTCACACCCAGCTAGACGAATACACGGGGCCCCCGGCCAACTCACTGCCGGAGATCGACCTGACCGTGAACTCGCCAGTGGGTGAAGACCACGTGACCTACACAATCGTGGCCTCCGACCCCGACGGGGACACGGTGACGCACAGCGTGTCCCCGACATCCAACGGCGGCCGCGTCGTTGTCAATGCCGACGGCACGGTCACCTACACAGCCTCCCCCAGTCACACAGGCTGGTCCGAGGACAGCTTCACCATCACGTCCGACGACGGCAACGGCGGAATCGTCCGTACAACCGTGCGTGTCGGCGCCGTCACCGAGGTGGTCACCGCCGCCGATGGAACGACCGGACCGAAGCCAGGAGCGCCGGTCCTCGTGTTCTCTGACGTCGACCAGGGATGGGCCTACTACAAGTACACCCGCAACCCCGGCCTCTATGGAGCCGGTGAGCGGCAGCGATGGCAGAACTACTTCACCGAAGCCGGCGCGCACACAGCGTCGGCGAACGTTGTCGAAGCCGTACAACAATCGCGACCAGGCCAAGCGGTCGCAAATCTGGTGCAGTACTTCACCTCACCAGAAAAGATCGAAGAACTCGCGGTGAAACTGGTCGGACAGTACGGCCTCGCCGGGAAGGCCGCCGCCTACTCGTACAAGATCGGGCAGCTGGTCAACGCCGCAGGAGCGGGCGATGCGACCAAGGCCACCTCGATGCTTATTGGACTGTTCTCCGACCTCGCCCGCGACGGAGGCAACGCCCCCGCAAGACTGTTCGGCATCGCGACAACCGTCTACCAATACGTCGGGGAACAAGCAGCCCAAACAGACTTCGAACTGGTCTGGGACTCTATCCGCTACGAGATCGAAAACCCCGGCGACACATTCATATACGCCATCACCCACCCAGCAGAAACCGCAACAGAATTCGGCAATGCGGCCGCAGAGGTCGCCGAAGCCGCACTGAAGGTGTGGGGCGACCTCTGGCTGCGAACATGA
- a CDS encoding PASTA domain-containing protein, whose translation MRSRTVLVILTAALALGLTACSAESKELPDVTGHRLDDAHNILKDAGFETFDDSDAVSDREPLRDANWVVLEQSPTGGDSVPIDTTIRLSVAKPDDSGVRERLPEGSPVALEMEQQDRQRAIEKREQASEQRRQQAEELGEVKSFVEKYDALIRNNMNAISDLPGLADSIRAAGVVTSNAGVKLIDIEMSLGAYWDVLEATPKQVNDCADRAQEAIRSFQQASDTLLTAEGAAAEGSLARFAQLYNPAVTKYNSGLNCLYKETGISAPTV comes from the coding sequence ATGCGAAGCCGCACTGTGCTTGTCATCCTCACCGCCGCACTAGCGTTGGGCCTGACTGCCTGCAGTGCCGAGTCGAAGGAACTCCCAGACGTCACCGGGCACCGTCTCGACGACGCGCACAACATACTCAAGGACGCCGGGTTCGAAACGTTCGACGACAGTGATGCAGTTAGCGACCGCGAGCCACTGCGGGATGCGAACTGGGTGGTCCTAGAGCAGAGCCCCACTGGAGGCGACTCGGTTCCAATCGACACTACGATCAGACTCTCAGTCGCGAAGCCGGATGACTCGGGGGTTCGGGAACGGCTTCCTGAAGGATCGCCCGTCGCCCTCGAGATGGAGCAGCAGGATCGGCAGCGTGCGATCGAGAAAAGAGAGCAAGCTTCGGAGCAACGACGTCAACAGGCGGAGGAGCTGGGTGAGGTGAAGTCGTTCGTCGAGAAGTACGATGCCCTCATTCGCAACAACATGAATGCGATCTCGGACCTGCCCGGGCTTGCGGACTCGATCCGAGCAGCTGGAGTCGTGACATCGAATGCGGGCGTCAAGCTGATCGATATCGAGATGTCGCTGGGAGCGTATTGGGACGTCCTGGAGGCCACCCCTAAGCAGGTTAACGACTGCGCTGATCGTGCTCAGGAGGCGATCAGGTCCTTCCAGCAGGCATCCGACACCCTCCTGACCGCCGAGGGTGCCGCCGCCGAGGGGTCCCTCGCCCGGTTTGCGCAGCTCTATAACCCAGCCGTGACGAAATACAACTCAGGACTCAACTGCCTGTACAAGGAAACAGGCATCTCAGCGCCAACGGTCTGA
- a CDS encoding DUF2637 domain-containing protein yields MSDPTHARNTAEGALTTASVATAVILSLIVVAASFTLSFTALSDLARMSGAIPDRLTWLLPVVIDVFILQATWCVYVATKRRDDAGKRYHFAMLAISSTVSVAGNAGHAFLASDQGVMHGLMAVAIAIVAPLALLASIHGLVMHVWAGGGATAHDPMSDVEHDTVDSAPHARSQVSAPTEPHAQPDSAQDDADTSPLNLADLDAQITDADLDLARLVCSRGRLRNDDRVVARVLVAERLRVHREQTADLTGVHRTTIGRWRDLAAECTLDMPAHGERVHTADQPVLVDAH; encoded by the coding sequence ATGTCCGACCCTACCCACGCCCGCAACACCGCCGAAGGCGCGTTAACCACCGCCAGTGTGGCCACCGCAGTCATCCTGAGCCTCATCGTTGTCGCGGCCTCATTCACTTTGAGCTTCACGGCACTGAGCGATCTCGCCCGCATGTCCGGGGCCATCCCGGACCGGTTGACCTGGCTCCTGCCCGTCGTGATCGATGTCTTCATTCTCCAAGCCACCTGGTGTGTCTACGTCGCGACCAAACGCCGCGACGACGCCGGCAAGCGGTACCACTTCGCGATGCTTGCGATTTCGAGCACTGTCAGTGTTGCCGGCAACGCTGGTCACGCATTCCTTGCTAGCGACCAGGGTGTTATGCACGGCCTGATGGCCGTGGCGATCGCGATCGTTGCGCCCCTGGCGCTGCTGGCGAGCATCCACGGGCTCGTCATGCACGTCTGGGCCGGCGGGGGAGCAACAGCACACGACCCGATGTCGGACGTCGAGCACGACACCGTGGACAGTGCACCCCATGCACGCTCGCAGGTCAGCGCACCGACAGAACCGCACGCGCAGCCCGACAGTGCACAAGACGACGCAGACACCTCGCCCCTCAACCTGGCAGACCTCGACGCACAGATCACTGACGCCGACCTCGACCTGGCCCGACTGGTGTGCAGTCGAGGCCGACTGCGCAACGACGACCGTGTGGTCGCGCGCGTGCTCGTCGCCGAGCGACTCCGAGTCCATCGCGAGCAGACCGCCGATCTCACCGGCGTGCACAGAACCACGATCGGCCGGTGGCGCGACCTCGCGGCCGAATGCACCCTCGACATGCCGGCGCACGGCGAGCGTGTGCACACGGCGGATCAGCCTGTGCTCGTCGACGCCCACTGA
- a CDS encoding type II toxin-antitoxin system death-on-curing family toxin has translation MTVHYLTGEEVLAVGSAACKFEVTVGERPQFEANIARPGSSAFGKDAFPDLWTKGAALLHAFATTQTLVDGNKRTSWAAAWTFLIVNAAAPIFPASELDGVHAEKLVLQIAAGELSVEQIAIRLRDVAPLG, from the coding sequence GTGACCGTCCACTACCTGACCGGCGAGGAAGTCCTCGCCGTGGGAAGTGCAGCGTGCAAGTTCGAGGTAACCGTCGGGGAAAGACCCCAGTTCGAGGCCAACATCGCGCGCCCGGGGTCGTCAGCGTTCGGTAAAGATGCGTTCCCGGATCTGTGGACTAAGGGAGCTGCGTTGCTGCACGCGTTCGCTACCACTCAGACCCTCGTCGACGGTAACAAGCGCACCTCGTGGGCGGCGGCGTGGACGTTCCTGATCGTCAACGCTGCCGCGCCAATCTTCCCAGCATCCGAACTCGACGGCGTTCACGCCGAGAAGCTGGTGCTACAAATCGCCGCCGGCGAGTTGTCTGTCGAGCAGATCGCCATCCGGCTGCGCGACGTGGCACCGCTGGGCTAG